The segment CTGATACTGGGTCGCCACTTTTTGTTTTTCCTCGAATTGGGGTCGTATAGTCAGAAAGAAGACTACGCCGAAAATCGCAAGATTGAGAGCGATCACGATCACGAGTTGGTAGGTAGCCGCAACATTTCCGATCTTCCTGCCCAGCGCTTCAAGCCCTAAATCCATTTTCATAGGCCGATATTACCTTGTATCAGAAATTTTTTGACCACGATCCCCTCGTCAGTCACATCCTCCACATTCTTCAACTCTACATTGGTCATATAGGGGATTCGGGAGAGACTTTCCATGAAGTTTGAAATGGATTCGTTTTCAAGGGAGCGTCCTTCGAGCTCGAAACGGTTCTGGGTCTTACGGAAACTTTTCAGCCAGAGGCTTTCTCTCACGACCGCCGTGAGGTCATAGAGCGTCCTTGCTGCAAGCGCCCTGCCCTCTTTCAGGTTCCCGATCGCCTTTATCCTTCTCTCCGTGTCTTTCTTTCCTTTTTCCAGGTTGAGGTATTCTGCGTATATGGGTTCGAGGTTCGCCTTTTCCCTTTTCACCGAAGCGCTCATGACCTTGTAATTTTCGATCTGCCGCATGTTGGAATAAAATAGCCCCCCCAATGCGAGGCCGTTTATGAGGGTTACCAATATAGAGATGATAACTTTGTATTTCAGGGTCCCTTTTTTCGGCTTCCTTGGAAGGAGGTTTATCTTTATCATAGGGACATATCCACAATTCTTGAAGAGAGGTAAAGGGCGACGGCAATAACCTCCTCGAGGTCCCTCTT is part of the Syntrophorhabdaceae bacterium genome and harbors:
- a CDS encoding PilN domain-containing protein, with product MIKINLLPRKPKKGTLKYKVIISILVTLINGLALGGLFYSNMRQIENYKVMSASVKREKANLEPIYAEYLNLEKGKKDTERRIKAIGNLKEGRALAARTLYDLTAVVRESLWLKSFRKTQNRFELEGRSLENESISNFMESLSRIPYMTNVELKNVEDVTDEGIVVKKFLIQGNIGL